One part of the Bdellovibrio bacteriovorus genome encodes these proteins:
- a CDS encoding FliG C-terminal domain-containing protein, with protein sequence MLDRYKKKGGFFQLLQLLETSPAAKREQFLGLIGGESPAWEEALRKRILTITRVYSWDGQYLVEIFSRVQPLTLANALHGNPQEQVDQLLACLPPISKRKITDMMAESAPTAAEKSTCISKMLSEVRGFISQGIIRLEKVDPELHIPENIEEMLSVNAFATPTFDSEPVAKKDSKPNIVGDSDPASQQENEFLKRKVNQLASEVNALKHENSVLKDKLSQIKKIA encoded by the coding sequence ATGTTAGACAGATACAAAAAAAAGGGCGGCTTCTTTCAACTTCTTCAACTGTTGGAAACATCACCAGCAGCGAAACGCGAACAGTTCCTGGGGCTGATCGGTGGCGAAAGCCCGGCTTGGGAAGAAGCACTTCGTAAACGCATTTTGACCATCACACGCGTGTATAGCTGGGACGGGCAGTACTTGGTGGAGATTTTCTCTCGCGTGCAGCCGCTGACCCTGGCAAATGCCCTGCATGGCAATCCGCAGGAGCAAGTGGACCAGTTGCTGGCCTGTTTGCCGCCGATTTCAAAACGTAAAATTACCGATATGATGGCGGAGTCTGCTCCGACGGCGGCAGAAAAGTCGACTTGTATTTCCAAGATGCTGTCTGAGGTTCGTGGGTTTATTTCTCAGGGTATTATCCGTCTGGAAAAGGTGGACCCTGAACTGCACATTCCTGAAAACATCGAAGAGATGCTCAGTGTGAATGCTTTCGCGACACCGACATTTGATTCTGAACCTGTGGCGAAGAAAGATTCGAAGCCCAATATTGTGGGGGATTCGGATCCGGCGTCCCAGCAGGAAAATGAGTTCTTGAAGCGCAAGGTGAATCAGCTGGCTTCTGAAGTGAATGCTTTGAAGCATGAGAACTCGGTGCTTAAGGATAAGTTGTCGCAGATTAAAAAGATCGCT
- a CDS encoding MIDAS family adhesin yields MKTLTRMAAISFFVGLYVGCSPVKFSLDDSKCKDSGCVVENGKYAFNYSQTAGRGKVDILIVNDNSASMSFEQARLAPRFQNFIADLDNQQIDYRIAMTTTDVARSDAGSLVSFGGNPYITRNHSNRMSLFNSTIQRPETLACEKFIANWIRNNGGNLASIESSAYSQAYAQNCPSGDERGVYAANLVVKNNPSSFIRSDAHLAVIFLADEDERSGLYNNGGYVLDQMDQPNYLINNVKSSLGADKFNSLSVHAIVVKDNNCLAQQNSQTLDNYSPTTGLVTGSIGNVYLSFTNNGWGMAADICSNDYTSQLGQIRSKITDRIKDIMLNCSNPQDLIVTVSGAPVGYNLVGKTLKFNQYLSPGTSVSLSYKCESLD; encoded by the coding sequence ATGAAAACACTTACCAGAATGGCTGCCATTTCCTTCTTTGTAGGGCTTTACGTGGGATGTTCCCCGGTGAAGTTCTCTTTGGACGACAGCAAATGTAAAGACTCAGGCTGTGTGGTCGAGAATGGCAAATACGCATTCAATTACTCCCAGACTGCGGGCCGCGGTAAGGTGGACATCCTTATAGTAAATGACAACTCTGCCTCCATGTCGTTTGAGCAGGCAAGGTTGGCTCCACGATTCCAAAACTTTATTGCTGATCTGGACAATCAACAAATCGACTATCGTATCGCGATGACAACCACCGATGTGGCAAGATCCGATGCCGGCAGCTTGGTTTCTTTCGGTGGCAATCCTTATATCACCCGCAATCACAGCAACCGCATGAGCCTGTTCAACAGCACCATTCAAAGACCTGAAACCCTGGCGTGTGAGAAGTTCATCGCCAACTGGATCCGTAACAACGGTGGCAACCTGGCTTCTATTGAGTCCTCAGCTTACTCCCAGGCTTATGCTCAAAACTGTCCATCAGGTGATGAGCGTGGTGTCTATGCTGCAAATCTGGTTGTTAAAAACAATCCTTCCAGCTTCATTCGCAGTGATGCTCACTTGGCAGTGATCTTCCTGGCGGACGAGGATGAAAGATCCGGTCTTTATAACAACGGCGGTTATGTTCTGGACCAGATGGATCAGCCAAACTATCTGATTAATAACGTAAAAAGCAGCCTGGGAGCTGACAAGTTCAACTCTCTGAGCGTGCACGCGATCGTGGTGAAAGATAACAACTGTCTTGCTCAGCAGAACAGTCAGACCTTGGACAACTATTCTCCGACAACGGGTTTGGTGACGGGCAGTATCGGGAATGTGTACTTGTCCTTCACGAACAACGGTTGGGGTATGGCGGCGGACATCTGTTCCAACGACTATACTTCCCAGTTGGGTCAGATTCGCTCCAAGATCACTGATCGCATCAAGGACATCATGTTGAACTGCTCCAATCCGCAGGACTTGATCGTGACTGTGTCCGGTGCGCCGGTGGGTTACAACCTGGTTGGTAAAACTTTGAAGTTCAATCAGTATCTTTCCCCAGGCACCAGTGTGAGCTTGTCCTATAAGTGTGAATCGTTGGATTAA
- a CDS encoding alpha/beta fold hydrolase, producing the protein MKNALILSALLMTTACASNGPKPASETKSHKGFDSVLSTYQYPFPVQFYNFKSQGQDLKMAYMDIAPNKESNKGTIVLLHGKNFPGAYFETLINSLTAEGFRVIVPDQIGFGKSTKPAYYQYSFHALGQNTQNLLKSLNIEKYKLLGHSMGGMVASRMSLMFPDSVTQLFLVNPIGLEDWKTMTSYRPVEEGFRGELASSPEKIKQYQLDSYYDGKWKPEYDKWLEIPTGWILGPDYSVIAWNAALTSDMVFTQPVIYEFKNIKAPTVLIIGQRDRTAIGKAWAPEENKKKMGNYPVLGRQAARLIPKSKLEELKGLGHMPFIEDYNTFWSAMKKHL; encoded by the coding sequence ATGAAAAACGCCCTGATACTTTCGGCCCTGCTTATGACCACGGCCTGCGCAAGTAATGGCCCAAAGCCAGCAAGCGAAACCAAATCCCACAAAGGTTTCGATTCCGTACTGTCCACATATCAGTATCCTTTCCCGGTCCAATTCTATAATTTCAAATCTCAGGGCCAGGATTTGAAGATGGCCTACATGGATATTGCTCCGAACAAAGAAAGCAACAAGGGCACGATCGTTTTACTGCACGGAAAGAACTTTCCCGGTGCTTACTTTGAAACACTGATTAACTCCCTCACCGCTGAGGGTTTTCGAGTTATTGTCCCGGATCAAATCGGTTTCGGTAAATCGACCAAGCCAGCATATTACCAATACAGCTTCCATGCTCTAGGACAGAACACACAGAATCTTTTGAAGTCGTTGAATATAGAAAAATACAAACTGCTGGGGCACTCCATGGGCGGCATGGTTGCCAGCCGTATGAGTCTGATGTTCCCGGATTCAGTGACTCAGCTTTTCCTGGTGAACCCGATCGGTCTTGAAGACTGGAAAACAATGACTTCATATCGTCCGGTAGAAGAAGGCTTCCGCGGAGAGCTTGCAAGCTCTCCTGAAAAGATTAAACAGTACCAATTAGACAGTTACTACGACGGAAAGTGGAAACCGGAATACGATAAGTGGCTGGAAATACCCACAGGCTGGATCCTGGGACCGGACTATTCAGTGATTGCCTGGAATGCCGCTTTAACTTCCGACATGGTCTTCACTCAGCCGGTGATCTATGAGTTCAAAAACATCAAGGCCCCGACGGTCTTAATCATCGGCCAAAGAGATCGCACTGCCATCGGAAAAGCCTGGGCCCCGGAAGAAAACAAAAAGAAGATGGGTAACTATCCCGTACTGGGAAGACAAGCCGCCCGCCTGATTCCAAAGTCAAAATTGGAAGAGCTGAAAGGCCTGGGACATATGCCTTTCATCGAAGACTACAACACATTCTGGTCCGCCATGAAAAAGCACCTTTAA